The sequence below is a genomic window from Streptosporangium lutulentum.
CGGTGATGACGTTCTCCGCGGGCCGTGACCGTCAGGGCGACGACGGTCATCATGGAGAGAAGGCTCCAGGCCGGTACGAAACTGTCGGTCAGATCCTTGAGCAGCCCGAGGACGGGCGGCACCAGGATGACGGCGATCTGGTTGACGGCCATGGCCAGGCCGAGGGCGAATCCCGTCTTGCCCGGTGGCGCCGATTCGGCCACGTAGGCGACCCACGGGCCGTACCAGCCGATGCCGAAGAATCCGAGCCAGACGAACAGCAGGCAGGCCGCCGCGGGCGAATGCCCCATGGGGGTCGTCAGCGCCGTCATCCCCATGGTCACGGCGACCATGCAGGTCACGACAGAGCCGTAGCGCCCGGACCTGCTGCGATCGCTCCAGGCCGCCAGGCAGACGCGGCCGGCGACGCCCGCCCCCTGGGTCGCCACGAGGACGAGCGCCGCCGTACCCGCCTCCACGGACGTCGTCTCGTGGAGATACAGCACGGTCAGGACGCCTATGCCGCTGTGTACCGAGACCAGGCTCATCCCTGACAGAACGATCTTCACCATGGGCGGTTCGCGGAGCGTCCGCAGCCGAGCACCAAGCCCCGACGCGGGCGAGGCATGCGGTTCCGCACCGTGAGGAGCAGGGCTCTGGGTGGGCGGCCGACGGTAGAGGCACATGAAGGCGACGGCTCCCAGGAGCGCGACGAGGCCGCCGGCCATGAGCGTCACCCGCCAGCCGAAAGCGGTGGCGAGGAAGGGCAGCGCGGCCGCGGCGAGTACGCCGCCCAGCGGCAGCCCCGCCTGCCGGATGCCCATCGCCAGCCCCCGCTGGGACGCGTCGAACCAGGACGCCACCGACTTGCTGCCGCCGGGCTGAACGGTGCTGTATCCCGCACCGACGATCAGCAGGACAAGGAGCAGGGACGTGTATCCCGGCGCCATGCTTCCCACGCCCAGGCTCACGGCGACGACACAGGCGCCTGTCCCGACGATCCAGCGCTCGTTGTAGCGGTCCAGCAGTTCCCCGGCCACCAGGAACCCGACCAGGGGGACCAGCTGGGCCGCCGAGAGCAGGAGGCCCAGCTGAGCCGTGCTCAGGTTCAGATCGCGTTGCAGGTGGACGCCCATCGCCCCGATGCCCTGCACGAAGAAGCCGGAGGCGGCCTGGGTGAAGGTGGCGACGCCGAGGACGACCCACCGGTATCGCCGCGTGCGAAACGTGAATCCGCCGGCGCTCATCGGAGTCCCCGCCCGGACGGCGCGCCGCCGGGCCGGTCACGGTCGACGCGGTCGGTCGCCTGGCACGGCTGAACGTTCGTCACGGGCGCCAGCACAGCGCGGGGTCGGGGTGGTCGAAGAAGCCCAGTTCCCGGTAGAGCGGTTCGCCCTCATGAGAGGCGTACAGATCCACCCGGACGGCCCCGCGTTCCCGGAACCAGCCGAGCAGGCCCCGCATGATCGCGCGGCTGTGGCCGCGCCGTCGACACGACGGATCGGTGACCACGCCGATCACGTGTCCGATCCGGCCGTTCCGTGAGTGCGGGCCGGGAAACCACTGCTCGACGGTGCCGATGCCGCAGGCCGCGAGACCGTTCTCGCCGTCCACGACCAGGATCTGCGCGTCGTCCGCGATCAGTTTTTCCCTCAGGACCGCGGCGAGGGCGTCCCGCCAGTCGTCGCCTGCCGATGAGGGGTTGAAGAAGTCGCCGCCGAGGTTCTCGAACAGCAGCGCCCGCAGGCGTACGAGCTCCGCCACGTCGTCCTCGACCGCCTGCCGTACGTCGGTGTGGTCTGTCATGCGGAACAGACTGGTGTAATAGTCTTATGCACCTCAACCCTTACGGCGAGGACGTCGTGAACCTGGCCGCGGACCTGGCCAACCGGCACCCGGCGACCGCCGGGGAACTCGCGGACCGCTGCCGCGCCGCCGGGCTCGTGCTGGAGCGCCCGGCCACGCCGCAGGACCTGGACCGTGTCCACGCCGTACTGGAGGCGTGGGAGAAGGTCGTCGACGCCACCGACGAGCACGAGCGCGCCGAGCTGGTCAACCGCATGCTGGCGGAGTCCGCCGCCTACCCGCGGCTGACCGACCACGCGGGCGGCGGCTGGCACCTGCACTACCGCGACGACCGGCAGTCGCTCGGCTCCGTGCTGTTCGCACTCATCTCCGTGGGCACCGCGCTGCACCTGGTGGGACGGGGCATGCACCGGCTGCGGCGGTGCGCCGTGACCGAGTGCGCCACGATCTTCGCCGACACCTCCCGCACCGGGCGGCAGCGATATTGCTCCCAGCGGTGCGCCAATCGCGACGCGGTACGCCGGCACCGCGCGAGCCGCGCGGCCGGTCGTCCCGTGAGCCCCGAACCCTCAAGGAGCCGATAGGGCTCCGTCGGCGGCGGCGGCGGGGGGCGCGTTCGGCGGTGAGGTCGCCGTCGAGGTAGGGCGCCTTCTGGCCGGGACAGGATCCGGACAGGGGACAAGCACGTACCGGGTCCGCGCGGATCGAAGGCGTGACGCCGGCACCGGGGCCTGCCGTGCCATCGGTGACGACGAACCTCCGAGATGAACTCGATCGCCGGGCCGCCGGATCGCACCCGCAGCGGTGATCGATCCTTGTTCGTTTTGTGATGTGTGGTGCCTGTGTGCCCGGGCAGAGGGCCCGCCAGTCGAGCGAACAGATAGGGAGCGGGACATGACAATCACCGGCATCATCATCGCCATCGTCATCGGAGCCGTCATCGGTGCATTGGGCCGGCTGGTCGTGCCTGGGCGCCAGGGCATTCCGATCTGGCTGACCATCGTGATCGGTATCGTCGCCGCCCTGATCGGCACCGCCATCGCCAGTGCCCTCGGCGTGGCCAGCACCGGTGGCATCGACTGGATCGAACTGATCCTGCAGGTCGCCGTCGCCGCGGTCGGTGTGATCGCCGCGGTGAGCCTGTACGGCAGGCGCGGCGTCCGATAGACGCGATCACCAGTGGTTTTCCGCCTGCGCTACGAGCAGGTTCGTGGTGGCCGTGGCCCCGCCCGTTCAGGGCGGGGCCACGGCCTTTTCGCCGCTTCACGGGCGGGCGTCCGCGCATGCTCGCGACCATCCGGGCGACCTGACGCGGGGGGCGCGCTCATCGCGGCGGCGGCCCGCCGGTGTTTGCCGCGTCGCGCTGGGGATAGGGGACGTTGACGTGCACGAACGCCTCAGGCGTTGAAGGGAGTCATCATGGGAGCCAACGACAAGATCTCCAATAAGGCCGAAGAGCTCAAGGGTCGCGTCAAGGAGAACATCGGGAGTGCCACCGGCGACGAACGGCTTCGGGCCGAGGGAAGAACCGACCAGGACGAGAGCAACGTCAAGCAGGCCGGCGAGAAGATCAAGGACGCCGGCAAGAAGGTCAAGGACGCCTTCAAGAGCTGACCGCCGACCATATCGAGGCCGCGTGGGCCACAGGGGGTGGCCCACGCGGCCTTCCGCGTGCCCGTTCTCGGCGCGGGTTCTCCTGACCCCGCCGGTCCGTCGGGACGAGAACGCCCTCGACCGATCAGGCCGGCTCCATCGTCGTGGGCCTCGGCGCCCCCGTCCACGCCAGGGTAGCTTGGGACCGGTTGTCGCCCCGCGCGCCGACCGGCCG
It includes:
- a CDS encoding MFS transporter: MSAGGFTFRTRRYRWVVLGVATFTQAASGFFVQGIGAMGVHLQRDLNLSTAQLGLLLSAAQLVPLVGFLVAGELLDRYNERWIVGTGACVVAVSLGVGSMAPGYTSLLLVLLIVGAGYSTVQPGGSKSVASWFDASQRGLAMGIRQAGLPLGGVLAAAALPFLATAFGWRVTLMAGGLVALLGAVAFMCLYRRPPTQSPAPHGAEPHASPASGLGARLRTLREPPMVKIVLSGMSLVSVHSGIGVLTVLYLHETTSVEAGTAALVLVATQGAGVAGRVCLAAWSDRSRSGRYGSVVTCMVAVTMGMTALTTPMGHSPAAACLLFVWLGFFGIGWYGPWVAYVAESAPPGKTGFALGLAMAVNQIAVILVPPVLGLLKDLTDSFVPAWSLLSMMTVVALTVTARGERHHRRDPFRHRTTA
- a CDS encoding GNAT family N-acetyltransferase, with the protein product MTDHTDVRQAVEDDVAELVRLRALLFENLGGDFFNPSSAGDDWRDALAAVLREKLIADDAQILVVDGENGLAACGIGTVEQWFPGPHSRNGRIGHVIGVVTDPSCRRRGHSRAIMRGLLGWFRERGAVRVDLYASHEGEPLYRELGFFDHPDPALCWRP
- a CDS encoding CGNR zinc finger domain-containing protein, translated to MHLNPYGEDVVNLAADLANRHPATAGELADRCRAAGLVLERPATPQDLDRVHAVLEAWEKVVDATDEHERAELVNRMLAESAAYPRLTDHAGGGWHLHYRDDRQSLGSVLFALISVGTALHLVGRGMHRLRRCAVTECATIFADTSRTGRQRYCSQRCANRDAVRRHRASRAAGRPVSPEPSRSR
- a CDS encoding GlsB/YeaQ/YmgE family stress response membrane protein, with protein sequence MTITGIIIAIVIGAVIGALGRLVVPGRQGIPIWLTIVIGIVAALIGTAIASALGVASTGGIDWIELILQVAVAAVGVIAAVSLYGRRGVR
- a CDS encoding CsbD family protein; translated protein: MGANDKISNKAEELKGRVKENIGSATGDERLRAEGRTDQDESNVKQAGEKIKDAGKKVKDAFKS